The following are from one region of the Harpia harpyja isolate bHarHar1 chromosome 4, bHarHar1 primary haplotype, whole genome shotgun sequence genome:
- the RCBTB2 gene encoding RCC1 and BTB domain-containing protein 2 gives MDDDSPPQGVRVKVLEATLLSALKMLDVGKWPIFSLCSQEELKLIRQACVFGSAGNEVLYATENDEVFVLGMNCSGCLGTGDMQSTIEPRRLDSLCGKKIACLSYGSGPHVVLATEEGEVYTWGHNAYSQLGNGTTNHGFVPCQVSTNLVNKKVIEVACGSHHSMVLTSDGEVYTWGYNNSGQVGSGSTANQPIPRRVTSCLQNKIVVNIACGQMCSMAVVENGEVYVWGYNGNGQLGLGSSGNQPTPCRIAALQGIRVQRVACGYAHTLVLTDEGQIYAWGANSYGQLGTGNKSNQSYPTTVIVDKDRVIEIAACHSAHTSAAKTQSGQVYMWGQCRGQSVILPHLTHFACTDDVFACFATPAVMWRLLSVEPDDHLTVAQSLKKEFDNPETADLKFLVDGKYIHVHKVLLKIRCEHFRSILNNDDEIIEMSEFSYPVYRAFLEYLYTDNIRLPPEDAIGLLDLATLYRENRLKKLCQQTIKQGICEENAIALLSAAVKYEAQDLEEFCFRFCINHLTVVTQTQGFAEMDHDLLKNFISKASRVGAFRN, from the exons ATGGACGATGACTCTCCTCCTCAAGGAGTCCGTGTCAAG GTCTTGGAGGCAACATTATTGTCAGCCCTGAAGATGCTGGATGTTGGGAAATGGccaattttttctctctgttcccaAGAAGAGCTCAAGTTAATTCGTCAAGCCTGTGTATTTGGCAGTGCTGGTAATGAAGTCTTGTATGCAACTGAAAATGATGAG GTTTTTGTGCTTGGTATGAACTGCAGTGGGTGTTTGGGAACAGGTGACATGCAGAGCACTATTGAACCAAGGAGGTTAGATTCTCTATGTGGCAAAAAGATAGCCTGTCTGAGTTATGGAAGTGGCCCTCATGTTGTTCTTGCTACAGAAG aaggAGAAGTGTATACATGGGGTCATAATGCTTATAGTCAGTTGGGCAATGGTACAACAAATCATGGTTTTGTTCCATGTCAAGTCTCTACTAACTTGGTGAACAAGAAAGTCATTGAAGTTGCCTGTGGCTCTCATCATTCTATGGTCTTAACATCTGATGGAGAG GTATACACATGGGGTTATAATAACTCAGGCCAAGTTGGATCTGGTTCAACAGCTAATCAACCAATTCCTCGAAGAGTTACCAGCTGCCTACAAAATAAAATAGTAGTTAATATAGCTTGTGGACAGATGTGCTCTATGGCTGTGGTGGAAAATGGAGAG GTCTATGTCTGGGGTTACAATGGTAATGGCCAGCTTGGACTGGGCAGCAGCGGCAATCAGCCAACACCATGCCGAATAGCAGCTTTGCAAGGCATTCGTGTACAGCGG GTTGCCTGTGGCTATGCGCATACGTTAGTGCTAACAGATGAAGGTCAGATTTATGCCTGGGGAGCCAATTCATATGGCCAGTTAGGCACTGGGAATAAAAGTAACCAGTCTTACCCTACAACAGTTATTGTGGATAAGGACAG AGTTATAGAGATTGCAGCCTGCCACTCTGCTCACACGTCGGCTGCCAAGACCCAGAGCGGccaggtgtacatgtggggccaatgCCGTGGGCAGTCGGTGATCCTTCCCCACCTCACTCACTTTGCCTGCACTGACGatgtgtttgcttgctttgctaCCCCTGCTGTTATGTGGCGTCTTCTATCAGTAG AGCCTGATGACCATCTAACAGTAGCCCAGTCACTAAAGAAGGAATTTGACAACCCTGAAACTGCAGACCTGAAATTTCTAGTGGATGGAAAATACATTCATGTTCATAAAGTTCTTCTCAAAATCAG GTGTGAACATTTTCGTTCCATACTGAATAATGATGATGAAATTATAGAAATGAGTGAATTTTCTTATCCTGTTTACCGAGCCTTCCTGGAATACCTGTATACAGACAACATTAGGCTCCCTCCTGAAGATGCAATAG GACTGCTAGATTTGGCAACACTGTATAGAGAAAACAGATTGAAAAAGCTTTGCCAGCAAACGATCAAACAAGGCATTTGTGAAGAGAACGCCATTgctcttctttctgctgctgtcaAATATGAAGCTCAG